The following are encoded together in the Vigna angularis cultivar LongXiaoDou No.4 chromosome 9, ASM1680809v1, whole genome shotgun sequence genome:
- the LOC108347549 gene encoding shaggy-related protein kinase theta isoform X1 translates to MNMMRRLKSIASGRTSISSDPGGDSNSKRAKFEQETEVKPVEKSNIVETIITDQDQPVDAPKETTVGLSDVSTVARTEKSGYDELPKELNEMKIRDEKSKNNNDKDIEATVVSGNGTETGQIITTAIGGRDGQPKQTISYMAERVVGTGSFGVVFQAKCLETGEAVAIKKVLQDKRYKNRELQVMRTVDHPNVVKLKHCFFSTTEKDELYLNLVQEYVPETVYKVSKHYVRMHQHMPMIYVQLYTYQICRALNYLHQVIGVCHRDIKPQNLLVNPQTHQLKICDFGSAKMLVPGEPNISYICSRYYRAPELIFGATEYTTAIDMWSVGCVLAELLLGQPLFPGESGVDQLVEIIKILGTPTREEIRCMNPNYNEFKFPQIKAHPWHKVFHKRMPPEAVDLVSRLLQYSPNLRCTALAACAHPFFDDLRDPNACLPNGRPLPPLFNFTSHGNIVVNSLTYVVLLMCMAANVRKKMQNWQMHLKSCGAASFLNMQGAESTWKIKHIQGIVNVF, encoded by the exons ATGAATATGATGCGAAGGTTGAAGAGCATTGCTTCTGGGAGGACTTCCATTTCTTCAGATCCT GGAGGGGATTCTAACTCGAAAAGAGCCAAGTTTGAACAAGAAACTGAAGTGAAGCCTGTTGAGAAATCAAATATTGTTGAGACAATCATCACAGATCAGGATCAGCCTGTTGATGCACCAAAAGAAACTACAGTTGGCTTATCCGATGTATCTACAGTAGCTAGAACTGAGAAGTCAGGCTATGATGAACTTCCCAAagaattaaatgaaatgaaaattagaGATGAGAAAAGCAAGAACAACAATGACAAG GATATAGAAGCAACTGTTGTGAGTGGTAATGGAACAGAAACAGGTCAAATAATAACAACTGCCATTGGTGGTCGGGATGGACAACCAAAGCAG ACAATCTCATACATGGCTGAACGTGTTGTTGGCACTGGTTCTTTTGGTGTCGTTTTTCAg GCTAAATGCCTTGAGACTGGTGAAGCAGTTGCCATAAAGAAAGTGCTGCAAGACAAGAGATATAAGAATAGGGAACTCCAGGTTATGCGCACAGTTGACCATCCAAACGTTGTTAAACTAAAGCACTGCTTCTTTTCAACCACCGAGAAAGATGAATTATACCTTAACTTAGTTCAGGAGTATGTACCTGAAACTGTCTACAAAGTTTCAAAACACTATGTTAGGATGCACCAACATATGCCCATGATTTATGTGCAACTGTATACATACCAG ATATGCCGTGCATTGAATTATTTACATCAAGTTATCGGTGTCTGTCACCGTGACATCAAACCCCAGAATCTATTG GTAAATCCGCAGACACATCAGTTAAAGATATGTGATTTTGGGAGTGCAAAGATGTTG GTGCCTGGTGAACCCAACATATCATACATTTGCTCTCGATATTATAGAGCTCCAGAACTTATATTTGGGGCAACTGAATACACTACCGCCATTGATATGTGGTCTGTTGGTTGTGTTTTAGCCGAGCTACTTCTAGGACAG CCATTGTTTCCTGGTGAAAGTGGGGTTGATCAGTTAGTAGAGATAATCAAG ATCTTGGGAACTCCAACCAGAGAAGAAATAAGGTGCATGAATCCCAACTACAATGAATTTAAGTTTCCTCAGATTAAAGCTCATCCATGGCACAAG GTTTTTCACAAGAGAATGCCACCTGAAGCTGTGGATCTGGTGTCAAGGCTGCTTCAGTATTCTCCAAATCTACGTTGCACTGCT TTGGCTGCTTGTGCACATCCATTTTTTGATGACCTGCGGGATCCAAATGCATGCTTGCCAAATGGGCGACCCCTACCTCCTTTGTTCAACTTCACATCTCATGGTAATATAGTTGTGAACTCTTTAACTTACGTGGTACTTTTAATGTGTATGGCTGCTAATGTAAGGAAAAAAATGCAGAACTGGCAAATGCACCTGAAGAGTTGCGGCGCCGCCTCATTCCTGAACATGCAAGGAGCTGAATCAACCTGGAAGATTAAACATATCCAGGGCATTGTAAatgtgttttga
- the LOC108347549 gene encoding shaggy-related protein kinase theta isoform X2, whose amino-acid sequence MNMMRRLKSIASGRTSISSDPGGDSNSKRAKFEQETEVKPVEKSNIVETIITDQDQPVDAPKETTVGLSDVSTVARTEKSGYDELPKELNEMKIRDEKSKNNNDKDIEATVVSGNGTETGQIITTAIGGRDGQPKQTISYMAERVVGTGSFGVVFQAKCLETGEAVAIKKVLQDKRYKNRELQVMRTVDHPNVVKLKHCFFSTTEKDELYLNLVQEYVPETVYKVSKHYVRMHQHMPMIYVQLYTYQICRALNYLHQVIGVCHRDIKPQNLLVNPQTHQLKICDFGSAKMLVPGEPNISYICSRYYRAPELIFGATEYTTAIDMWSVGCVLAELLLGQPLFPGESGVDQLVEIIKILGTPTREEIRCMNPNYNEFKFPQIKAHPWHKVFHKRMPPEAVDLVSRLLQYSPNLRCTALAACAHPFFDDLRDPNACLPNGRPLPPLFNFTSHELANAPEELRRRLIPEHARS is encoded by the exons ATGAATATGATGCGAAGGTTGAAGAGCATTGCTTCTGGGAGGACTTCCATTTCTTCAGATCCT GGAGGGGATTCTAACTCGAAAAGAGCCAAGTTTGAACAAGAAACTGAAGTGAAGCCTGTTGAGAAATCAAATATTGTTGAGACAATCATCACAGATCAGGATCAGCCTGTTGATGCACCAAAAGAAACTACAGTTGGCTTATCCGATGTATCTACAGTAGCTAGAACTGAGAAGTCAGGCTATGATGAACTTCCCAAagaattaaatgaaatgaaaattagaGATGAGAAAAGCAAGAACAACAATGACAAG GATATAGAAGCAACTGTTGTGAGTGGTAATGGAACAGAAACAGGTCAAATAATAACAACTGCCATTGGTGGTCGGGATGGACAACCAAAGCAG ACAATCTCATACATGGCTGAACGTGTTGTTGGCACTGGTTCTTTTGGTGTCGTTTTTCAg GCTAAATGCCTTGAGACTGGTGAAGCAGTTGCCATAAAGAAAGTGCTGCAAGACAAGAGATATAAGAATAGGGAACTCCAGGTTATGCGCACAGTTGACCATCCAAACGTTGTTAAACTAAAGCACTGCTTCTTTTCAACCACCGAGAAAGATGAATTATACCTTAACTTAGTTCAGGAGTATGTACCTGAAACTGTCTACAAAGTTTCAAAACACTATGTTAGGATGCACCAACATATGCCCATGATTTATGTGCAACTGTATACATACCAG ATATGCCGTGCATTGAATTATTTACATCAAGTTATCGGTGTCTGTCACCGTGACATCAAACCCCAGAATCTATTG GTAAATCCGCAGACACATCAGTTAAAGATATGTGATTTTGGGAGTGCAAAGATGTTG GTGCCTGGTGAACCCAACATATCATACATTTGCTCTCGATATTATAGAGCTCCAGAACTTATATTTGGGGCAACTGAATACACTACCGCCATTGATATGTGGTCTGTTGGTTGTGTTTTAGCCGAGCTACTTCTAGGACAG CCATTGTTTCCTGGTGAAAGTGGGGTTGATCAGTTAGTAGAGATAATCAAG ATCTTGGGAACTCCAACCAGAGAAGAAATAAGGTGCATGAATCCCAACTACAATGAATTTAAGTTTCCTCAGATTAAAGCTCATCCATGGCACAAG GTTTTTCACAAGAGAATGCCACCTGAAGCTGTGGATCTGGTGTCAAGGCTGCTTCAGTATTCTCCAAATCTACGTTGCACTGCT TTGGCTGCTTGTGCACATCCATTTTTTGATGACCTGCGGGATCCAAATGCATGCTTGCCAAATGGGCGACCCCTACCTCCTTTGTTCAACTTCACATCTCATG AACTGGCAAATGCACCTGAAGAGTTGCGGCGCCGCCTCATTCCTGAACATGCAAGGAGCTGA